CATCGATTCTTACGGCTACAACGCAGTGTTTCAAATTAATGATTACACAAAAAGAGAAAATAATTGTTACTTCTTCAACGTTTACAAATGAACAAATTGGTAATAACAATTTAGCTTTATTTTGTCAAAACGCTTTCCAACTTTGGTTTAATAATAATATTGAAGCTTTTGGACAAATATTTTCAATAGTACTTATCGGCTTGGAAGCAAGTCAGGGAGATTTTCAATGGCTGAAACCTTCTGCGTATAGCTATGCTGCAAATAATTCTATTGATGGTAAAACAGCAGCTTTTGGAACATTGGCATTAATTGATGGAAAAACAGATATTAATGAGCGACAACAGACAATCGATGTAGGTGCTTTGCAGATTGTTAAGCCCTTCGGTGCAAATGCTGCACTCATTATCAGTAAGACCATGTTTGTTAAACATATTCTACTTAAGGCAGCAGTCAATCTTATTAAAAATACGACCGAAGAAGACTTCGAAATTAGCGAAACCGGCTTATCACTTTCAAACAAAAAAGAGATGGTTTGGCAAGATTTCGAAGGTGAGGATGGAATATGGTCACCCCTTATACCTAAAAATTCTTTTATTTTAACACTTCAATCTGATCATATTTATATCAACATTTCTAATGCACATTATCGTCCGCGTGCTGGCGTTACCGTCTATATGAGTCTTGAACAAAATTTTAAATATAAAGTTGAAAAAAACAAGAAAGGAGAACCTATTTTTGTTCCTGATGAAAAAGGAATGGGAGACGCTCATGTATATTGTCATGTAGAATTAGATAAGTGGTTAAATTGGTTAAGTCTAGTAACAGGAATTATCACTTCGATAGCCTCAGTATTTGCCTTAGGTATAGGGGTTGCAGGAGCGATTTCCAAAGGTGCTCAAGCGACTCTCATTGGTAGTGAAGCAACGAGAACAGCCAGTTTTAGTTTTAAATTATTGGGTATCCCAATAAATTTAGAAAAATTGGCCCCAATAGCCATCGATATCCAAAACGGTATTGCTAGAAATCCTACCGTTTTTAATGCGGTTAAACTGGGATTCACAATTACTGCGGCAACAACCGGTATTACCTTTGGTGCAATTATGATAGCAAATGCGATTTATAACGAAAAGTATAATGATGTACCCTCTTTCCGTGTCTTTGCTGATAATCTAACAGGCGCCATTCAATGGCCTAGAGTAGAGAATATGGAACTAAAATCAGCAACGTTAGCGGATAGTTTCGTCATCGGACTGAATATTACCTAATAATAAAAGGAGTAAAAATGGATATGTATAACTGGGACATTGTCTGTGCAACTTCATGTGAAGCGGTTAATTGCGAACTTGAACAATCTCGAAATTTAATGATTAGCGACTTTTCTTATAGACACGATAGTGGTGATTATATAACGGGCGTGTTTGGTAACTGGCAGATTGTACCCGGAGGTAGCTCACAACGCATTAATTTTATCACGCCTATAAAAAAAGGAAAACTGTCAACGACAATTGCCGGAAAGAAAATAGACATTATTGTTGACGGGATTTGTCCTAAGCTCGAAATTGAACTTACCTTTGTAGGAACTGATATAAATACTGAGACACAGCTTCGATTCAACTGCAAAAACGTCATTACCAAGCGGTCGTTATTACGGTCTGGGGAGGGTAATATTGTCATTTTAGAGGATGATATCAATGATCTTTTTCCAAGTAATGAAAAATTTTCTTCAGCAATTTTCAGTCAACGCATGGCAGAGATGATTGTAGACAATCAAGAAAAACTCAAATTTGTTTTTTCTTATCTCGTAAATCTTCCAAGCGGTAGTGAAATTAGTTGGATGAAACCCTGTATAATTCAGTATTCATATAACGAATCTATCAATGGTAAATTAGGTTCATTAGGTATTCTTGCTATTTTGGAAATTAATAAAAAACCACCTAAGATAGCCGATCTACAACTTCAATTTGATCCTTTTTTAATTGCAGAAGGATCGTCAGTAGGTTTCGCTATCGCAAAATGGGCATTTGTTGAGCGAGTAATTTTACCGGGTTTACCCGGGTTATTTAAGGGATCGAGTATTTCTAATTTTAAAATAAATGAAATGCACACTATCGGAAACAATGGGCTTATCCCTTTGGAAAAAGTTTCCACCGGATATAGACCTTATTTCGATAATGCGACGATAAAAATTTTAGATAACAAAATTGTAATTATTAATACCACAGGTCGATGTGATGTCGTTAAAAAGAGTAGTTATG
The DNA window shown above is from Rickettsiella grylli and carries:
- a CDS encoding TULIP family P47-like protein; this encodes MASISTSGWDVVSVTDIDTMNKIINLEGKELYPSEFAESITILNNVLKIVGEWDTWEMLHEASGKKISFRCHIKAGNVEFYNKDDNKHYEMNTNGTLSYLDIEVALDGIVDDPKKWIENDKTSILTATTQCFKLMITQKEKIIVTSSTFTNEQIGNNNLALFCQNAFQLWFNNNIEAFGQIFSIVLIGLEASQGDFQWLKPSAYSYAANNSIDGKTAAFGTLALIDGKTDINERQQTIDVGALQIVKPFGANAALIISKTMFVKHILLKAAVNLIKNTTEEDFEISETGLSLSNKKEMVWQDFEGEDGIWSPLIPKNSFILTLQSDHIYINISNAHYRPRAGVTVYMSLEQNFKYKVEKNKKGEPIFVPDEKGMGDAHVYCHVELDKWLNWLSLVTGIITSIASVFALGIGVAGAISKGAQATLIGSEATRTASFSFKLLGIPINLEKLAPIAIDIQNGIARNPTVFNAVKLGFTITAATTGITFGAIMIANAIYNEKYNDVPSFRVFADNLTGAIQWPRVENMELKSATLADSFVIGLNIT
- a CDS encoding TULIP family P47-like protein, with product MDMYNWDIVCATSCEAVNCELEQSRNLMISDFSYRHDSGDYITGVFGNWQIVPGGSSQRINFITPIKKGKLSTTIAGKKIDIIVDGICPKLEIELTFVGTDINTETQLRFNCKNVITKRSLLRSGEGNIVILEDDINDLFPSNEKFSSAIFSQRMAEMIVDNQEKLKFVFSYLVNLPSGSEISWMKPCIIQYSYNESINGKLGSLGILAILEINKKPPKIADLQLQFDPFLIAEGSSVGFAIAKWAFVERVILPGLPGLFKGSSISNFKINEMHTIGNNGLIPLEKVSTGYRPYFDNATIKILDNKIVIINTTGRCDVVKKSSYVTFSLSGIYSVYLHQDNNIPTVRLSYTSKPSLLVDSHVDPSVWIFWILGGFTVHAIIQGIEGQMRSRAWDFEGHSLKFDIFPIEMNNKTTYKKCGLAENFYMNG